A section of the Rhizobium sp. BG4 genome encodes:
- a CDS encoding DUF4169 family protein, giving the protein MSAEIVNLRQFRKKQARSEKDKEAEQNRISFGRTKAEKQLTKALNDKAEKTHSQGRIEKDKDE; this is encoded by the coding sequence ATGAGCGCCGAAATCGTCAATCTCCGCCAGTTCAGGAAGAAGCAGGCCCGTTCGGAAAAGGACAAAGAGGCCGAGCAGAACCGCATCAGCTTCGGCCGCACCAAAGCCGAGAAGCAGTTGACCAAGGCGCTGAACGACAAGGCGGAGAAGACCCATAGCCAGGGCCGGATCGAGAAGGACAAGGACGAATAG
- a CDS encoding SspB family protein, with the protein MGQDHIRYDILAQDALRGVIRKVLSEVGATGRLPGDHHFFITFLTGAPGVRISQHLKSKYPEQMTIVIQHQFWDLKITESLFEIGLSFSDVPEKLVIPFNAIRGFYDPSVNFELEFDVPLADGEELTEAEITAYPVAPEKSEETPAAKPAEGGEEKKPGSVVSLDAFRKKQ; encoded by the coding sequence ATGGGGCAGGACCACATCCGCTACGACATTCTGGCACAGGACGCGCTGCGTGGCGTCATCCGCAAGGTCTTGTCCGAAGTCGGAGCGACGGGCCGCCTTCCCGGCGACCACCACTTTTTCATCACCTTCCTGACCGGCGCTCCCGGCGTGCGCATTTCGCAGCACCTGAAGAGCAAATATCCCGAGCAGATGACCATCGTCATCCAGCACCAGTTCTGGGATCTGAAGATCACCGAATCGCTGTTCGAGATCGGCCTTTCCTTCTCCGACGTTCCCGAAAAGCTCGTCATCCCCTTCAATGCCATCCGCGGCTTCTATGATCCCTCGGTGAATTTCGAGCTGGAATTCGACGTGCCGCTCGCCGATGGCGAGGAGCTGACCGAAGCCGAAATCACCGCCTACCCGGTCGCTCCCGAAAAGAGCGAGGAAACGCCGGCGGCCAAGCCCGCCGAAGGCGGCGAGGAAAAGAAGCCCGGATCGGTCGTCTCGCTCGACGCCTTCCGCAAGAAGCAGTAA
- a CDS encoding thymidylate synthase, whose product MKQYLDLLTHVMDKGTDRGDRTGTGTRSVFGHQMRFDLNDGFPVLTTKKLHLRSIIHELLWFLKGETNIRYLKDNGVSIWDEWADENGDLGPVYGAQWRSWPAPDGGHIDQIANLVNGIIKNPNSRRHIVSAWNPAEVDDMALPPCHCLFQFYVADGKLSCQLYQRSADIFLGVPFNIASYALLTMMVAQVTGLKYGDFVHTLGDAHLYHNHFEQAKLQLTRDPKPLPRMLIKRDVKDIFDFKFEDFELAGYEADASIKAPIAV is encoded by the coding sequence ATGAAGCAATATCTCGATCTTCTGACCCATGTGATGGACAAGGGCACCGACCGTGGCGACCGGACGGGAACCGGCACGCGCTCGGTCTTCGGCCATCAGATGCGCTTCGACCTGAACGACGGTTTCCCGGTTCTGACGACCAAGAAGCTGCATCTGCGCTCGATCATCCACGAGCTGCTCTGGTTCCTGAAGGGCGAGACCAATATCCGCTACCTCAAGGACAACGGCGTGTCGATCTGGGACGAATGGGCTGACGAGAACGGCGATCTCGGCCCGGTCTACGGCGCGCAGTGGCGCTCCTGGCCGGCGCCTGATGGCGGGCATATCGACCAGATCGCCAACCTGGTGAACGGCATCATCAAGAACCCGAATTCGCGCCGCCACATCGTCTCGGCCTGGAACCCGGCCGAAGTCGACGACATGGCGCTGCCGCCCTGCCATTGCCTCTTCCAGTTCTACGTCGCCGACGGCAAGCTCTCCTGCCAGCTCTACCAGCGCTCGGCCGACATCTTCCTCGGCGTGCCCTTCAACATCGCTTCCTACGCGCTGCTGACGATGATGGTGGCGCAGGTGACCGGCCTGAAATACGGCGATTTCGTCCACACGCTCGGCGACGCGCATCTCTACCACAATCACTTCGAGCAGGCGAAACTGCAGCTGACGCGCGATCCGAAGCCGCTGCCACGCATGCTGATCAAGCGCGACGTCAAGGATATCTTCGATTTCAAATTCGAAGATTTCGAGCTCGCCGGCTACGAGGCAGATGCCAGCATCAAGGCGCCGATCGCTGTTTGA
- the rfbC gene encoding dTDP-4-dehydrorhamnose 3,5-epimerase, with the protein MPRFTSRPSDLPNLFIIERQHLGDDRGFFSRFFCVDEISGFGTGSIAQINHTMTREKGVIRGMHFQRAPHDETKFVSCLKGAIFDVAVDLRPGSPTYLKWHGEILSQDNARSLLIPAGFAHGFQTLSEDCELIYLHDKPYAPDAEGGVNPLDPKINISWPLPVSQMSARDSNFAFL; encoded by the coding sequence GTGCCGCGCTTCACCAGTCGCCCCTCAGATTTGCCTAACCTTTTCATCATCGAACGCCAGCATCTCGGCGATGACCGCGGCTTCTTTTCCCGCTTTTTCTGCGTGGACGAAATATCCGGGTTCGGCACAGGCAGCATCGCACAGATCAATCACACGATGACGAGGGAAAAAGGTGTCATCCGCGGCATGCATTTCCAGCGCGCTCCTCATGATGAGACCAAATTCGTGTCCTGCCTCAAGGGCGCCATCTTCGACGTCGCCGTGGATCTGCGCCCCGGATCTCCGACCTATCTCAAATGGCACGGTGAAATCCTTTCGCAGGACAATGCCCGCTCCCTGTTGATCCCCGCAGGCTTCGCCCATGGTTTTCAGACTTTGAGCGAGGACTGCGAATTGATCTACCTTCACGACAAACCCTATGCGCCCGATGCCGAGGGCGGGGTCAATCCGCTCGATCCCAAGATCAACATCTCCTGGCCTTTGCCTGTTTCGCAGATGTCTGCCCGAGATAGCAATTTCGCATTTCTATAG